Genomic DNA from Erythrobacter aureus:
AATCCCAACGGGTGGATGGATGAAGGCAGGACCTTTGTCACCGCCCGCGATCTGGGAACGCTGGCGCAGGCAATGGTGACCCGCCATCCTTCGAAATATCGCCATTTCGTTGGTGCCAGGGAATTCGAATATAACGGTATTACGCAAAGCAACCACGATCCGATTTCGGGCGTGGTAAGAGGTGCGGACGGTATCAAGACCGGTTTCACCAATCAGGCCGGGTTCGGTTTCCTGGGCTCGGCACAACGCGACGGGAGGCGCCTGATCATGGTCGTTGCCGGCAGTCCAGGCGGGCGTGTCCGGGCGTATGCCTCCCGTTCCCTTGTTGAATGGGGTTTTGAGGCGTTCGACAGTCGGACGCTTATCGATCCTGACGAACGGGTGGCAAGCGCCCGTGTGCAAGGTGGAGGCGCATCCGAGGTCGGCTTGACGACGCCGCGAGGCATACGGGTATCCGTACCGAAGGGCAGAGAGCCGCAAATTTCACTCTCGGTCCGCTATGAAGGGCCGTTGCGCGCGCCGATCGCCAAGGGCGAACATGTTGCCGAACTTCTCGTCACCGTGACGGGCATGCCGAGTTACCGCGTCCCGCTTGTAGCCCGAGAGGAGGTTCTCGAGGCGACGGTGATTCAAAGGGTATTCAATGCCTTCAGGAGCTGGCTTACCTGATGCCGGGCCGTTTCATCGCATTCGAGGGTGGCGAAGGCATGGGCAAGTCGACCCAGGCTCGCTTGTTGGCCGAATTTCTGCGTGGAGAAGGCCGTTCGGTTGAATTGACGCGCGAGCCGGGCGGAACACCCGGTGCGGAAGCGATCAGAGAGCTGCTCCTTTCGCCACCCGGGGAGGGCTGGACTCTCGGAGCGGAGGCGCTGCTTTTCGCTGCCGCGCGGGCCGATCACGTTGCCCGCAAAATTCGCCCCGCGATCGAGGCCGGCGACTGGGTGATCTGCGACCGCTTCCTCGATTCCAGTCGCGCCTATCAGGGCCGAGCGGGCGGGATGGGCGATGATCGTGTGAGGACTTTGCACGAGATAGGCAGCGGCGGATTGGTGCCGGATGTCACAGTCGTCATCGACGCGCCCATTGGCGATGTCGCCGCGCGTCTCGTCAATCGCGACGGAGAGGAAAGCGATGCGATCGGCGGGAGAGCAGCCGAGTATCACGCATCCGTAAACGCTGCCTTTCTGGAATTCGCGCGGGCCGAGCCGGATCGATTCGCTATCGTCGATGGCAGGGGGTCCGTCGAGGAGGTGCACGAAAAGGTCCTCGATGCGCTGTCACGCTTTTTGGGAACCCCCTGATGCTGCTTGGCCATGAAACCGCCTGGCGCGAGTGGCACGAGGCGCTGGCAGGGGAAAGGATGCACCATGCCTGGTTGCTGGCGGGGCGCCGCGGCGTCGGTAAGGGCAGCTTTGCCCTGGCGGCCGCGCGCGAACTCGTCGGAGCGGATCAAACCGAGGCCCAGCACCACCCGGACATCCATGTGCTCACATATGCTCCCAAGGACGACAAGGAAGAGCGCAAGCGCGCCGATGGTAAACCTTACGAATTGGCCCGAAGCATCCGCATCGCACAGATCCGAGCCATGCAAAGCAGGCTGAGTACGCGGCCGACAATGGGCGACAGGCGTGCCATCATCGTCGACCCGGCCGACGATCTCGAGCGCAACGCCGCCAATGCTTTGCTCAAAAGTCTGGAGGAACCACCAGTGGGGACATATTTCCTCCTGGTTTCCCACAGCCCGGCCCGGCTATTGCCCACTATCCGCTCGCGCTGCCGTGTATTGCGCTTCCCGACCGTATCCGAAGCGCAAATGGACCTTCTATTACGCGATCTGGCGCCGGATGCGGATGACGCAACCCGGGCGGCAGCCATTGCGGCGGCTGCGGGGTCTCCGGGGGCCGCTCGGCAATTCGTCGACATGGAACTGGGCAAGGTCGCGCAGGCCATGGGGAACATCCTCGACCGGGGAGATCCCGATTTTCACCTCCGGGGCACGCTGGCCGGGTTGATCGGCGCCCGTCCGGACCGCGAACGCATCCGCGCCGTCCTGGAACTTGCGCGATCGGTGGTGGCGCAGCGTCTCGAGGCTTCGCTGGACAATCCGCACAGGATAATCGACGCGCATAGCGAGCTGGTACGCCTGAGCGGCGAGCAGCCGACCTACAATTTCGACGCCGGGCTTCTGGCGATGGAAATCGGCACCTTGCTCGCGAAGGCCGCTGCGGCTAGCGAGCGGGCCGATGGCTGAACCTTATTACCTTACCACCGCGATCCACTATCCCAATGGCAGGCCGCATATCGGCCATGCCTATGAAACGATCGCGGCCGATGTAATCGCCCGCTTCCAGCGCCTTCGCGGGCGCGAGGTCCGTTTTCAGACCGGCACCGACGAGCATGGGTTGAAAATGGCCCAGAAAGCGCGCGACATGGGCAAGACGCCGCGTGAGCTCGCGGATGAAATGTCGGGCTATTTCAGGGAGCTGTTCGATGTCTTGAATATCTCCTACGATCGTTTCATCCGCACGACCGATGCCGATCACCATCGTGCCAGTCAGGCGATCTGGCAAGCGATGGAGGCAAAGGGAGATCTCTATCTCGATCGCTATGAGGGGTGGTACTCGGTCCGCGACGAGGCTTATTACGACGAGAAAGAGCTTGTCGAAGGGGAGGGGGGCGAAAAGCTCTCACCGCAAGGCACGCCGGTCGAGTGGACCGAGGAAGAGACGTGGTTCTTCCGACTGTCGCGATATGCCGAACCGCTGCTCGAATTGCTCAAAACGCCCGGTTTTCTCGAACCGGCAAGCCGACGCAACGAAATGGTCGCGTTTGTCGAACGCGGTTTGCAGGATCTGTCGGTTAGCCGGACGAGTTTCGACTGGGGTGTCAAGGTCCCGAACAGCGACGGTCACGTCATGTATGTCTGGGTCGATGCGCTGACCAATTACATCACCGGCGTCGGCTATCCCGACGGCGGCGAATTGTGGGAAAAGTTCTGGCCGGCCGATCTGCATCTGATCGGCAAAGACATCGTTCGCTTCCACACGATTTACTGGCCCGCCTTCCTGATGAGCGCCGATCTACCGCTGCCCAAAAAGGTTTTCGGTCATGGCTTCCTGCTCAATCGCGGCGTCAAGGAATCGAAATCGCTGGGCAATGTCACCGACCCGATGGAGCTGGCGGAAAAGTTCGGGGTTGATGCGCTGCGCTATTTCCTACTGGCCGAGGTGACCTTCGGACAGGATGGTAGCTATTCGGCAGAAGCACTTGTAAATAAAGTAAATGCAGAGTTGGCTAATAGCTTTGGCAACCTCGCGCAGCGCACGCTATCGATGATCGCCAAGAATATGGATGGCGTATTGGAAGTTTTCGAGCCGTCGGACGACGACAAGGTTTTGCTTGCCAAGGTCCGCGAGGTCTGCGCCGACATCCTGCCGCGCGAATTCGAGCAACTCGCGTTTTC
This window encodes:
- the tmk gene encoding dTMP kinase, translating into MMPGRFIAFEGGEGMGKSTQARLLAEFLRGEGRSVELTREPGGTPGAEAIRELLLSPPGEGWTLGAEALLFAAARADHVARKIRPAIEAGDWVICDRFLDSSRAYQGRAGGMGDDRVRTLHEIGSGGLVPDVTVVIDAPIGDVAARLVNRDGEESDAIGGRAAEYHASVNAAFLEFARAEPDRFAIVDGRGSVEEVHEKVLDALSRFLGTP
- the metG gene encoding methionine--tRNA ligase, translated to MAEPYYLTTAIHYPNGRPHIGHAYETIAADVIARFQRLRGREVRFQTGTDEHGLKMAQKARDMGKTPRELADEMSGYFRELFDVLNISYDRFIRTTDADHHRASQAIWQAMEAKGDLYLDRYEGWYSVRDEAYYDEKELVEGEGGEKLSPQGTPVEWTEEETWFFRLSRYAEPLLELLKTPGFLEPASRRNEMVAFVERGLQDLSVSRTSFDWGVKVPNSDGHVMYVWVDALTNYITGVGYPDGGELWEKFWPADLHLIGKDIVRFHTIYWPAFLMSADLPLPKKVFGHGFLLNRGVKESKSLGNVTDPMELAEKFGVDALRYFLLAEVTFGQDGSYSAEALVNKVNAELANSFGNLAQRTLSMIAKNMDGVLEVFEPSDDDKVLLAKVREVCADILPREFEQLAFSIGIEAWLKAVYACNAYVDEQAPWALKKTDPERMKAVLQTLFMAIRDLAIAIQPVVPEKAAAVLDQLGVPAEKRAYADLADDGWFRALAGAGHSIGKPTPVFPRLELPEEEPA
- a CDS encoding D-alanyl-D-alanine carboxypeptidase family protein, which produces MSYRLTSLAVLATVLVAAPLGARDNPGPAIPSVEDAPIAYLLDSSSGQVLFERDIDRRFMPASITKVMTTFLAFEWMEEGRLFPQQVFGIRPETFRQWSRKGSTMFLSADARVTVDDLLHGVTTVSANDGAVVLAEGAAGSVEDWVAAMNAKAREIGMADSRFGNPNGWMDEGRTFVTARDLGTLAQAMVTRHPSKYRHFVGAREFEYNGITQSNHDPISGVVRGADGIKTGFTNQAGFGFLGSAQRDGRRLIMVVAGSPGGRVRAYASRSLVEWGFEAFDSRTLIDPDERVASARVQGGGASEVGLTTPRGIRVSVPKGREPQISLSVRYEGPLRAPIAKGEHVAELLVTVTGMPSYRVPLVAREEVLEATVIQRVFNAFRSWLT
- a CDS encoding DNA polymerase III subunit delta' — translated: MLLGHETAWREWHEALAGERMHHAWLLAGRRGVGKGSFALAAARELVGADQTEAQHHPDIHVLTYAPKDDKEERKRADGKPYELARSIRIAQIRAMQSRLSTRPTMGDRRAIIVDPADDLERNAANALLKSLEEPPVGTYFLLVSHSPARLLPTIRSRCRVLRFPTVSEAQMDLLLRDLAPDADDATRAAAIAAAAGSPGAARQFVDMELGKVAQAMGNILDRGDPDFHLRGTLAGLIGARPDRERIRAVLELARSVVAQRLEASLDNPHRIIDAHSELVRLSGEQPTYNFDAGLLAMEIGTLLAKAAAASERADG